From the Cucumis sativus cultivar 9930 chromosome 5, Cucumber_9930_V3, whole genome shotgun sequence genome, the window ATCCCCTCGTGCCCAATTGCGATGATCTTAACTTGTTTCTAGTCTGGTctaataatatacattttactatattaataGTGATCAAATACCATTTTAGTTCTTGTAATTTCATAAATCTTACAACTAGTCCCTATCGTAAAATCTGACCGTCCTCCCATAGCTCTTGATTCCACCATTCACTAGTCATCTATCATATACGAAGAGTGAACTCaacaatttcttaaaaatcaGAAAGATATTTTCAGTACCTCAATCCAGGCTGCCAGTTTTGGCCTGCCAGCAGTGATGTCATACGTTTTTACTTCCAATAAGAACGGCCGAAACCTTTCAATAAACGGAGCATAAGCTATATCCACCTGAgagttaagaaaaattaagcaatatatgattttctttaatagaagatgtttacattaattttagggtgggaaaaaaaaatcaatttataccTCCGAACTTTGGCACTTGTCTCACCTAAAATTCTGAACtgataattttatcaattagaACCCTAAAGTTTCCTAGgcaaatcaatttaaactctatgTTAGTGTTTCGTTCTACTACCACTAAGGCATGATTGATCTTTTACATGGGTATAAGACTAAATTTACTTAATATTAGAAAGAAATGTTGGAATCAAATAGATATACTAGAGGCTTCTCATTAATACGAGtagttttttctctcattttcccTCTATTTTCTGACTTGTTTATGTTagattgtctttttctttttctttttgttttcattttttttttgtatacatTGGTAGATAGGACTTTGAAAAAGTAAtggttgtttgattttaaaggGACTAAAGTGAAAATACtgatacaattattagtttggCTTTTTAAtcctttggttttttttctcccaattttaagtattggtaaaaaaaaaaaaaaaaccacaaaattgggaaataaaatctaatatcaatataattagaaaggatttttttattcatctaaatggtttttttgtgagtttttttttaaacaaccatggcttttattgaaatataagaTACTAATTATGTTATCAATATCGACATCTCTATAAATCAACATCAACCTCAACTCAAAGCTGGTAGATTAACCTTTGATTAGATCTGTGCTAATTGGAATGCCTGTGTATTATTTGTCTCTCTTCAAGGCTCCGAGTTTGGCCTGTTAGAGTATTGAAAAGCACATGAGAGATTTTTGTGAGAAGGGTTGGACAAATGTCAAGGTTCCCATCTGGTTAATTGGAGGCGGTGGGGCACCCTGTAGTCTGGAGGGTTTAggattgataatataaaaacaatctGCAACAGAGCTTGTTGGCAAAATGGCTCTGGTGCTTTTCTCTTGAACCCGATTCTTTATGGAATAGGATTATTGTGAGTGAGCTTGGCACCCATCCTTTTGAATGGACAATGAACCAAAGGCACACACCGAAATCCTTGGAAGGATATCTCTTTCGAGCTTCCAACCTCTTCTTGGTTTACCTATTGGCTATTGCTTTGTGGGGGATGGTAAGGATACATATTTTTTGAAGGACCAGCAGGTGAGGGAAAAttccctttgttttttatCTCCACATCTTTATCATTTATCCTCTTCCAAAAATTGTAAGTTTTTGAATCTTTTGGTTGGGTCTGAGAATCTCTCGCCTTTTTCTGTCGGGTTTCGTCATAATTTGACCCATACGGAAATGGTAGATGTTGCCTCTCTTCTTTCCTTGATTGAGGGGTGTAGCTTTAGGAAGAGGAGAAGGGATGCTCTGTAAGGATCctagatagaaaaatagtggattattaggagaaaatgaaaatggttgttAGTAAGGTCATATTAGTAAATAGATGGTAAGTTGGTTAggtctttttgttataaatagtggGAGAGGGGTGAAAATTTCGAAGAAAGATTTCCTTGTAAGGGAACGTTGGAAGAGTCTAGCCCTCTCAAAAGGCTAGGGTTACTTGTTACTTGTTATTATGatcttctaatatatatttcatgtttggaTGTTTTTAAGTGTTCTTgagttcatcttttcttcttgaggAAATCATTGTTAGGTGGGATCCTAACATGTTCATTTTTGGAATCCTAATCCAAGCCGAAGTTATACGTGTAaccttctttattttgttgttggatcCCTTCCCTCCTAGGGAGTCTATTTTTTATGTGGTTTGGAGGACTAAGAAAGTCAGGTTCTTTATCTGGAAACTCTTGCTTAGTCGGGTTAACACTGTTGACAAGCTTGTTTAGAAGGAAGACTTCACTTATTGGACCTTTTTGCTGCTTGCTTTGTTCGAAGGTGAAAGAAGATCTTGATCATCTTTTTTGGTATTGCTAGTTTACGCAGGAAATGTGGAGCTCTTTCCTGTAGGAGTTCAGTGTTAACTTTGCTCCATAAGAGCGTTAGGGCGACGATCAAGGAGTTCCTCCTCCATCCGTCCCTCAGAGGCAAAGGGGTCTTTTATGGCTTGATTGGTGTGTGATGTTACTCAGTTGGTCCACTTCTTTTAGTTGGGGTGTTTTGGTGGGCTGGTTTCTTTGTATGCCcctgtattctttcattttattctcTATGCAAGTTCtttctataaaagaaaaatcaacgTCAACCTCAACAATAAATGATGTAAAGTCGCCACTACCATAAAAGGTGAACGTTGTTACTTACCAGACTGAACTGGCCTAGGAAAAATGGGCCATCTCCATATTTAGAAAGAGCAGACTCGATGTAGTCAAACGTAGCATCTGCAAAAAGATAAAGACATCATTCAACGTTTTCCTGTTAAAAACAAcatggaagaggaagaagctGCCAATATCTTACCAGCTTCATTTCCATCTCCTTTAAATGAAGAAACCACAGATCCAGTGAAAGAATTCACGTAGTTTATCAACTCTTCAGCAAACTCTCTCTTTTCTGGCTCCTGTATATTCAGATTTAGGACGCTTCAATGCTAATGGACATTTAATTCAAGCTGATGAGgcatcaaacaaaaaagttattcGGGATACTTACATCAGGAAATAATGAAGGCCCTTCAAAATTGCTgtcaatatatttaattaagtcaAGACTCTCTCCTTTGACTTCATTATTATGTTCAAGAGCTGGAACCTGCCCAAGTCAAAAACATCAAAGAGGAAATAGATAGCAGCTCAATTGTATTTAACAATGGACCTAGGTCCGCTTAGTGAccatttttcttgtcttttcttttctgttttttcacCTGATGTTTTTGTCACTCACTTCTAGCtcagtttttttctaaaattgaaaactctCACTAGAGTAAGAGGAGCAAAGAAGAATGGAGGGAGGGAGAGAGACGCAATTGCCTCTTAAGTTTGTTTTAGATGCAAGAATGAATTCTTGTAAACGAATTATGGTTTAGAAGTTCTTTCTAATTTCCCCTTAAGTATATAAGTATATAAGTTTGAATGTAAAAATTTGCCCCTTCATGAAAAGGTCGAACTCCCCCATTACCACCATCAAAGTGACATAACTAGGCATCAAAATTCTTTATTCTTCACAGCAAATAAAACGTAATTGTTGTTATTTGACTACCATAAATACAATTCATATAGACAGAAAATCCTTACCTTGTTAGGTGGGTAAACTTTTTCCTTGTACCATGAAGGCCTATCTTGTAGATTTATGGGAACCAATTGTATCCTATTCTGCAAACCCTGCTCCAAAACAATACTAtgatcttaaaaaatgaatgtcaAGGAGAACAATATTGATGTCCAGAACATGTCAAAGGGAACAAACCTGATACgaaaaacagaacaaaacaaaactgcTTAAAATTGGTGGAAGTTATTTGGCAAGTGAGAGAAATAACCTTACAGTTCCGAGTAATCCACACACGCTGTGCATAAGGGCATGTATAAGATATGTAAAGCCTACAATTGTTGAAGACAGATAGCAGAATTTTCAGCATCACATAGGCATTCAAATGAAATATCGGCAGGTCGCTTGTATATATAACAAGGAATTTTCACATGATAGAGTGAATgttaagaatatatatgaatcaaCTTATAAGTTTAGATTTGGTGATGCTTAAACacgtttgtgttttttttggAAAGGAGAGATGTAAAGCTATAGTGGTGAAATTGGGGGAACTTCTACACCAAGTCACAACTGTAATAACTATAGCATCAAACAATCCACAAAAGGGGATCTCTTTTccttgaaaaaaattcttctatttctttcttgcCATAAATACCATCAAAAGGTTGTATAAAACTTTCCCAAACATGTTATATGATATCGAGACATGATCTCCAGAGTTCGAAGCGCTACAATGTCATTTCATCTCCAATTGATGTTAACATTTACTTGATGAGAATCAAATATGAGATTAACATTCGAGCAAGTGTtagaatattatatttaacgAGGAAAATTGAACCAACCAACCTCGTTGTTCCATCGAAGATAGGAGGTGGCTCTGAAACTGAAGTGAGGGCTGGAGGAAGAACTTCCTGAAAAGCTCTTTcacacaaaacacaaaaaagtgaaaatacaGAAAGAAACTTTAAAACAAATCACTAATATAAATTCAACCTCCAACGAAATGTTTCTTTATCCAAACACACTGATATaaatttaacctaaattttTGCTTGTGTTATTCATAAGTTTCAAGACATcgatataaaaattaaatcagtAAGAACattgaaatatcaaaatagaaactaaatgtAATTTCGCCAATTTCTTCTATAATCCGTCAAAACGATCATCGAACTCAAAATTGTACGTCGAAAAACTTTGCCACTGAATCCTAATCCTCGATTccatcaaatttcttccacCTTCCAACACTCAATTCCCATGCATCTATACTCGAAgaaatccaaatttgaaagatACTAGAAATAACCTAAACTTTAAACACGCTAGTTCCTTCTCGCATAAAGAATTTCATTACAAGTATAACAACTCCATTTTCGCGTACAGCgagcaaagaaagaaagggaagaaggTAACATACTGAGCAGCCATTTTCACAGCAATTAGAGCTCTAGCTCTTCTTCCAGGTGGttgtttttgaagtttgagaGGAGAAGGAATGATGCTGGAGAAGCTGAATCTGGTGGTTGAAGAGAGAATACAATAAGCAGAGATATCCGAGGAAGACGATGAGTAGGAGAAACCGATGGTGCTGCCCAGTGTCGAAGTTGCCATGATCATCAAATAAATTGGATTAAGCAcataatactaaaataaaaaacacgAGCTTCACATACGAGTGTAACCAATGGTCCgaattttccctttttcagACCCTTCCCTATGGGTAAaggccattttttttttttcaaatgtgttATAATAAATGGTGGTGCGGGAATTTGAATATGAAATCTCTTGTCCACACGAACATACAGGTTATATTGGCACACGAACATATATGTTATATTGGCTTAAAGGCCACTTTTACAtgacaaaagagaaaattgcaaatgacaaaaatattagaataaaaatagttcatatggaaaaattagtgatattaaaCGGCTATCAAAACGGTGATTATAGAGTTGTGGAAGAGTCATGAAAgtcatcatttttaaatttactatttttgtaaatttaaaaaatgttgtgatATGGATCCTATTAGTCTTTATGTGAAGTCACCACCCACTTGTCATTTTACTACCTATAAACAGAGATATTGATAGATCTTGAAAGGAACCAGACAGGGAAAAATCCAAAAGTTTAGAAAACAATgagcttttgaaaaattttataatttcatattttgttactttgaTTTTAGGTTTAAATTCGATTTTGGTCCATAAATTTTGTACCCGGTTCTAGGTccctaaacttttttaaaaatttaatccttaaaattttaaaaagaagtctCCACTGTATTAACTTTCTAACAAAATTGTGAGAtgagcttttatttttttatgactCAAATAAGATAATCACTTTTAATAATCtagagttttaattttttttaattaaaggaagttaaataaatgttttatcGAATAACTCAAACAGTCAATGTCTTCTAGATTTTGATCGTCGTAATTTTGGTGCTTTATCGTTATACTTCACTTTTTCAAcccataaattttgtaatgcCTCAAGTTTGGGATATTTTATGATTCATTGAGGTGTTTCTTTTATCTTCCTCccaattatttcttaaattattttttttgttttatgatacattgtatgaatatttgtttacaatttcatacgtttctttaaaacaattgctgtactttattttttatagtttattttacacTATCATAGATGTTAAACACCAATATatcaattctattttatttttttattctatccaatattgttagttttatttgctttaatatttcaatttaaaacataaataaataaacaaagagCAGAAAGGGAGGAGGAGATGcaatacaaaaaacaaaattaatttttaatcaatttatttaattcaaatgtgttaattatatttctaGGTTgacataaaagatttttacaataaattagcaagatttctttttgttatttatcaatttaattaatagatgaAACTAtgttctaaatataaaataaataaatattaaagatttcGGTTAACGAAAATCTAACATTACTAACTAAActtaagtttttcaaaagaagTTCGTGACCAaaacaaatacttttaaaagttgaagaaagtTTATGGACTAAAAGGATTTTaacctttcttttattttaaatatattatattctctcCAAATTACATTTTGGTTGGGTTAATTTCACAACACACAATCGTTTCCTCCGGTAGGTTCTAAAGTATTCATGGTTCTTAACATTAATGGTAGCAATTATTCATCATATGGGCACTTGATAATGCATTTGAATGAATCTTgaagaaacaataaaataataaaatacaaagatTCACCATATTCATGAAGTAAATTGAAAACGGCTTCCTGATTTTGAACGAgtaaatattacaattttgaatgaaaagaaaatttctacTAAATTACAAAGAGCAAACTCATTAAATTATAGAGACCAAACAAGAACTAACCCATAATCAAgacaaactaattttaatattttttttcctttggtaAAATAAGACTACAAATTcacttaaattattatttccacACAATATATGGTTTTCCATCAGACACtacattttttacaataaactCAAACAAACCAGAtcaaagttctttttttttttaataaacttcaaCATCCCCCAACCTTCCAACtagttgaacttttttctaaaacaaatacTTGGGAgacaaatttaagatattgAAAACTCCTCTCGTCAATATTATCTATCTCTCTAATACTATTGACAAAAATGTCAATATGGAGACTTCTTAGAGAATAAGAGTGCTACACAATGTAAAAGGAAAacacaaaatgaaagaaggaaaaagaaagaaaaaaatgaaaaggtaaatgggaaaagaaaagggtcaTGGTTTTCCAAATCTTTCCTCTTTTGAACACAAAAAAGGGAATAATTTTGCAAcacaaatgagaaaaaaatggaggTAGGTGGATGTAAAAAGCACAAGAGATGAGATGATGCTAAAGCTTCACAAACTATGATCTAGCGAGGATACCAGAACCTCCTCTGATTGAAAGCATTGGTCCGTAGCTTGGACTGCGACTAATCAGATGCGAATCGAGGAACAAAACTATCACAGTGATGTCGTCGTGGAAATGCCTTCTTACCCCGCGGTCAATCTTCTTCAAGTCTGTGTAtctcatctctctttttttggCAGCTCCATGAAGAGCGGCTTTAACGAGTTTCCTTGCAACCCCCTGCACATCAGACATGCAAATGGcataagtttttttctttttgacttGCAATTTTATG encodes:
- the LOC101220995 gene encoding protein IN2-1 homolog B isoform X2 produces the protein MIMATSTLGSTIGFSYSSSSSDISAYCILSSTTRFSFSSIIPSPLKLQKQPPGRRARALIAVKMAAQAFQEVLPPALTSVSEPPPIFDGTTRLYISYTCPYAQRVWITRNCKGLQNRIQLVPINLQDRPSWYKEKVYPPNKVPALEHNNEVKGESLDLIKYIDSNFEGPSLFPDEPEKREFAEELINYVNSFTGSVVSSFKGDGNEADATFDYIESALSKYGDGPFFLGQFSLDPYRASLLLFLKLHPSIKERREATSTISVWVKL
- the LOC101220995 gene encoding protein IN2-1 homolog B isoform X1, producing MIMATSTLGSTIGFSYSSSSSDISAYCILSSTTRFSFSSIIPSPLKLQKQPPGRRARALIAVKMAAQAFQEVLPPALTSVSEPPPIFDGTTRLYISYTCPYAQRVWITRNCKGLQNRIQLVPINLQDRPSWYKEKVYPPNKVPALEHNNEVKGESLDLIKYIDSNFEGPSLFPDEPEKREFAEELINYVNSFTGSVVSSFKGDGNEADATFDYIESALSKYGDGPFFLGQFSLVDIAYAPFIERFRPFLLEVKTYDITAGRPKLAAWIEETNMIEGYRQTRRDPQEHVDSYKKRFLSRL
- the LOC101220995 gene encoding protein IN2-1 homolog B isoform X3 — protein: MIMATSTLGSTIGFSYSSSSSDISAYCILSSTTRFSFSSIIPSPLKLQKQPPGRRARALIAVKMAAQAFQEVLPPALTSVSEPPPIFDGTTRLYISYTCPYAQRVWITRNCKGLQNRIQLVPINLQDRPSWYKEKVYPPNKVPALEHNNEVKGESLDLIKYIDSNFEGPSLFPDEPEKREFAEELINYVNSFTGSVVSSFKGDGNEADATFDYIESALSKYGDGPFFLGQFSLAKLGALKRDK